A genome region from Musa acuminata AAA Group cultivar baxijiao chromosome BXJ3-5, Cavendish_Baxijiao_AAA, whole genome shotgun sequence includes the following:
- the LOC135637936 gene encoding uncharacterized protein LOC135637936 translates to MPTVAALLPRASFFSRPRPPPPPPISIQRRRLHVPLQIATFGPSRPGLLAIVACSAAPFDEFDSKVGFKKQSSKKCMLLNLIQEIEPLDMSLIQKDVPANTVDAMKRTISGMLGLLPSNQFHVQVEALWESLFKLFVSSMKTGYTLHNAEYRLCLEKNLDISEEHTEKGETSLENDTHEILIDNFSTMSNSFGEDIVGNNDMHKDNPLHEDVGCGGEMTPEAKEYIQNLQSRLNSVEKELNDIKRKSSALQMQQFVGEEKNDLLDYLRSLQPEKVAELSEPTFPGVEETIHSVVHGLLATLSPKMHSKPPPHSNNVTGGTLNVGMDDCAGLIENTSIQFQPLISVPRDYLARLLFWCMLLGHYLRGLEYRLDLVQLFEDSAKAQQTISQDGDIIV, encoded by the exons ATGCCGACCGTTGCCGCGTTGCTACCTCGGGCTTCCTTCTTCTCGCGGCCAcgcccaccgccgccgccgccgatatCCATCCAGCGGCGGCGGCTCCACGTTCCCCTTCAGATCGCTACCTTTGGGCCCTCGAGACCCGGGCTGCTCGCCATCGTCGCATGCTCCGCTGCTCCTTTCGATGAATTCGACTCCAAGGTCGGGTTCAAGAAGCAGTCATCCAAG AAGTGCATGCTCTTAAACTTGATACAAGAGATAGAGCCCTTGGATATGAGCCTCATCCAAAAGGATGTACCTGCTAACACAGTGGATGCGATGAAAAGAACAATTTCAGGCATGCTGGGTCTTCTTCCATCCAACCAGTTTCATGTCCAAGTGGAAGCCCTCTGGGAATCACTCTTCAAATTATTCGTTTCTTCTATGAAAACAGG GTACACATTGCACAATGCTGAATATAGACTATGCCTTGAAAAGAACTTAGATATTTCTGAAGAACATACTGAAAAAGGAGAAACATCTTTAGAAAATGATACTCATGAGATTTTGATCGATAATTTTTCCACAATGTCAAATTCTTTTGGGGAAGATATTGTAGGTAACAATGATATGCATAAGGATAATCCATTGCATGAGGATGTTGGATGTGGTGGAGAGATGACACCTGAAGCAAAAGAATATATTCAGAACCTGCAATCTCGTTTGAATTCTGTGGAAAAG GAACTGAACGACATCAAAAGGAAAAGTTCTGCTTTGCAGATGCAACAGTTTGTAGGAGAAGAAAAAAATGATCTGTTGGATTATCTAAGATCATTGCAACCAGAGAAG GTTGCTGAACTTTCAGAGCCAACCTTCCCGGGGGTGGAAGAAACTATTCATTCTGTTGTACATGGCCTCCTTGCAACTTTGTCTCCAAAGATGCACTCAAAGCCCCCTCCTCACTCGAATAATGTGACAGGTGGAACCTTAAATGTCGGGATGGATGACTGTGCAGGACTGATCGAGAACACCTCGATTCAGTTTCAGCCTCTCATATCTGTCCCACGGGATTATCTTGCACGCCTTCTTTTCTG GTGCATGCTGTTGGGCCACTATCTTAGAGGCCTCGAGTACCGCCTAGATCTCGTGCAACTTTTCGAGGATTCTGCCAAGGCACAACAAACGATTTCACAAGATGGAGACATCATCGTTTGA
- the LOC135637935 gene encoding probable indole-3-acetic acid-amido synthetase GH3.1, producing the protein MGMMPVTSSKLGPAACQKDAEKLEFIDEMTTNADEVQEKVLAEILSQNAETEYVQRYNLGGATDRETFKSKVPMVTYEDLQPEIHRIANGDRSAILSAHPISEFLTSSGTSAGERKLMPTIQEELDRRQLLYSLLMPVMNLYVPGLDKGKGLYFLFVKSESKTPGGLPARPVLTSYYKSHHFRARPFDPYNVYTSPTAAILCADAFQSMYSQMLCGLLDRLAVLRVGAVFASGLLRAIRFLQLHWQELAHDIAAGALSSKVTDPAVRDAVAEVLKPDPGLAEFIVSECAAGDWAGIITRIWPNTMYLDVIVTGAMAQYIPTLEYYSGGLPMTCTMYASSECYFGLNLRPMCKPSEVSYTIMPNMAYFEFLPLDAAAAGSPPQLVDLADVEVGKEYELVITTYAGLYRYRVGDILHVTGFHNAAPQFRFVRRKNVLLSIESDKTDEAELQKAVERASELLKPWGASVAEYTSQADTTAIPGHYVIYWELLVREGEGGRWPEKDALEACCLEMEEAMNTVYRQSRVADGSIGPLEIRVVRNGTFEELMDYAIARGASINQYKVPRCVTFPPIIEILDSRVVEPHFSPACPKWTPHPD; encoded by the exons ATGGGGATGATGCCGGTAACCTCGTCCAAGCTGGGCCCGGCGGCCTGCCAGAAGGACGCGGAGAAGCTGGAGTTCATAGATGAGATGACCACGAACGCGGACGAGGTGCAGGAGAAGGTGTTGGCGGAGATCCTGAGCCAGAACGCGGAGACCGAGTACGTGCAGAGGTACAATCTCGGCGGCGCGACAGACCGGGAGACGTTCAAGTCGAAGGTGCCGATGGTCACCTACGAGGACCTGCAGCCGGAGATCCATAGGATCGCCAACGGCGACCGCTCCGCCATACTCTCCGCCCACCCCATATCGGAGTTCCTGACCAG TTCGGGAACGTCGGCCGGCGAGCGGAAGCTGATGCCCACCATCCAAGAAGAGCTGGACCGGCGGCAGCTCCTCTACAGTCTTCTCATGCCTGTTATGAACTT GTACGTGCCCGGGCTGGACAAGGGCAAGGGGCTCTACTTCCTGTTCGTTAAGTCGGAGAGCAAGACGCCCGGCGGCCTGCCCGCCCGCCCCGTGCTCACCAGTTACTACAAGAGCCACCACTTCCGCGCCCGCCCCTTCGACCCCTACAACGTCTACACCAGCCCCACCGCCGCCATCCTCTGCGCCGACGCCTTCCAGAGCATGTACTCCCAGATGCTCTGCGGCCTCCTCGACCGCCTGGCCGTCCTCCGCGTCGGCGCCGTCTTCGCCTCCGGCCTCCTCCGTGCCATCCGTTTCTTGCAGCTCCACTGGCAGGAGCTCGCCCACGACATCGCCGCCGGCGCCCTTAGCTCGAAGGTCACCGACCCCGCGGTCCGTGACGCCGTGGCTGAGGTCCTCAAGCCCGATCCCGGCCTCGCGGAGTTCATCGTGTCGGAGTGCGCCGCCGGGGACTGGGCGGGTATCATCACCAGGATCTGGCCCAACACCATGTACCTCGACGTGATCGTGACGGGCGCCATGGCGCAGTACATTCCCACCCTCGAGTACTACAGCGGCGGCCTGCCGATGACGTGTACCATGTACGCCTCCTCCGAGTGCTACTTCGGCCTCAACCTCCGCCCCATGTGCAAGCCCAGCGAGGTCTCCTACACCATCATGCCCAACATGGCCTACTTCGAGTTCCTCCCCCTCGACGCGGCGGCGGCCGGATCGCCACCGCAGCTCGTGGACCTGGCCGACGTGGAGGTGGGGAAGGAGTACGAGCTGGTGATCACCACCTACGCGGGGCTGTACCGCTACCGCGTGGGCGACATCCTCCACGTCACCGGCTTCCACAACGCGGCCCCGCAGTTCCGGTTCGTGCGGCGGAAGAACGTGCTGCTGAGCATCGAGTCGGACAAGACGGACGAGGCGGAGCTGCAGAAGGCGGTGGAGCGGGCGTCGGAGCTGCTGAAGCCGTGGGGGGCGAGCGTGGCGGAGTACACGAGCCAGGCGGACACGACGGCCATCCCGGGGCACTACGTCATCTACTGGGAGCTTCTTGTGAGGGAAGGGGAGGGGGGGAGGTGGCCGGAGAAGGATGCGCTGGAGGCGTGCTGCCTGGAGATGGAGGAGGCCATGAACACAGTGTATCGGCAGAGCCGGGTGGCGGACGGCTCCATCGGGCCGCTGGAGATACGAGTGGTGCGGAACGGCACCTTCGAGGAGCTCATGGACTACGCCATCGCGAGGGGTGCGTCCATCAACCAATACAAGGTGCCCCGCTGCGTCACCTTTCCACCCATCATCGAGATCCTCGACTCCAGGGTGGTGGAGCCACACTTCAGCCCTGCCTGCCCCAAGTGGACCCCCCACCCCGACTAG